Proteins encoded together in one Quercus lobata isolate SW786 chromosome 3, ValleyOak3.0 Primary Assembly, whole genome shotgun sequence window:
- the LOC115979658 gene encoding probable leucine-rich repeat receptor-like protein kinase At1g35710 codes for MALLNWKTSLHNKSQSLLSSWVGTTPCNWVEINCDHSGSVTHLNLSSYGLRGTLHNLNFQSFPNLLSLNLSYNSLFGIINSNISHLSKLSLLDLSANQFTGRIPSEIGKLTRLHVIDLSGNRMTNLIPQDLGALSSLSKLDFSSNNLMGVIPASLGNLSNLTTLYLHTNQLSGSIPQELGMLSSLTGLELTTNNLTGVIPASLGNLSKLTTLYLSENQLCGSIPQELGMLSSLIDLDLSRNNLTGVIPASLGNLSNLTTLYLYTNQISGSIPQELGMLSSLTNLELAINNLTGVIPASLGNLSKLTTLYLFENQLSGSIPQELGMLSSLTDLELSTNNLTGVIPASLGNLSNLTTLYLHTNQLSGSIPQELGMLSSLTGLEIRNAKFSD; via the exons ATGGCTCTTCTAAATTGGAAAACCAGCCTTCACAACAAAAGCCAGTCTCTCTTGTCCTCGTGGGTTGGAACCACTCCTTGCAATTGGGTTGAAATAAATTGCGACCACTCTGGAAGCGTCACACATCTGAACCTTTCAAGTTATGGTTTGAGAGGTACACTTCACAATCTCAACTTTCAATCCTTCCCCAATCTACTCAGTCTTAACCTTTCTTACAACTCACTATTTGGAATCATTAACTCAAATATTTCTCACCTCTCCAAACTCTCTCTTCTTGACCTTTCTGCTAATCAATTTACTGGGAGAATTCCTTCTGAAATAGGCAAATTAACCAGACTTCACGTCATTGACCTTTCTGGCAACCGTATGACTAACCTTATTCCTCAAGACCTAGGAGCATTAAGTTCTCTGAGTAAGCTTGATTTCTCGTCAAACAATCTCATGGGTGTCATCCCTGCTTCTCTTGGAAACTTAAGCAACCTAACCACTTTATATCTTCATACGAACCAACTTTCTGGTTCCATCCCTCAAGAATTAGGAATGCTAAGTTCTCTGACTGGCCTTGAGTTAACAACAAACAATCTAACAGGTGTTATCCCTGCTTCTCTTGGAAACTTGAGCAAACTGACCACTTTATATCTTTCTGAAAACCAACTTTGTGGTTCCATCCCTCAAGAATTAGGAATGCTAAGTTCTCTGATTGACCTTGACTTATCAAGAAACAATCTCACGGGTGTCATCCCTGCTTCTCTTGGAAACTTAAGCAACCTAACCACTCTATATCTTTATACGAACCAAATTTCTGGTTCCATCCCTCAAGAATTAGGAATGCTAAGTTCTCTGACTAACCTTGAGTTAGCAATAAACAATCTAACAGGTGTTATCCCCGCTTCTCTTGGAAACTTGAGCAAACTGACCACTTTATATCTTTTTGAAAACCAACTTTCTGGTTCCATCCCTCAAGAATTAGGAATGCTAAGTTCTCTGACTGACCTTGAGTTATCAACAAACAATCTCACGGGTGTCATCCCTGCTTCTCTTGGAAACTTAAGCAACCTAACCACTTTATATCTTCATACGAACCAACTTTCTGGTTCCATACCTCAAGAATTAGGAATGCTAAGTTCTCTGACTGGCCTTGA AATTAGGAATGCTAAGTTCTCTGATTGA
- the LOC115979661 gene encoding MDIS1-interacting receptor like kinase 2-like: protein MDLSNNKLYGELSTNWGKCQNLTSLKISNNNISGGLPPELGEAFQLHVLNLSSNKIHGKIPKELGKLMFLFELFLDNNKFSGQVPYNFGMLSNLEQLNLAKNGLSGLIPDLGNCKKLFVLNLSNNHLSKYIPLQIGNLQYLQNLDLSKNFLTGGMPQQLGDLKMLEILNLSHNALSGNIPSSFDQLLGLTSIDLSYNQLEGPIPNTKVFQKAPEEAFRNNKGLCGNAIGLNVCPSTYSHNLHVKKGNKVMKLILALLGIVFLMFIIVKITLDVCFRKMNIKNKTKEEEHQKTFSVWSYDGKMVYENIVEATGDFDHKHCIGVGGYGIVYKAKLPTGEVVAVKKLHPLSEDGVANVNAFTNEIHSLTEIRHRNIVKLHGFCSHPRHLLLVYEFLEGGSLKKILNNDELAPGFDWAKRVNVVKGVASALSYMHNDCLNPIIHRDISSKNILLDSEYEAHVSDFGTARIMSSDTSYWTSFAGTFGYAAPEHAYTMEVSEKCDVYSFGVVTFEVIMGRHPGDLISSFLSTSFASSSYDVLLEDVLDQRLALPIGQVAEKVVLVAKIALACLHTNPHSRPTMQQVYQKLSTWKSPFTKPLGMITLRELIGLKNLM, encoded by the exons ATGGATTTGAGTAATAATAAACTTTATGGTGAACTTTCAACTAATTGGGGGAAATGTCAAAACTTGACAAGCTTGAAAATCTCTAACAATAACATTTCAGGTGGATTACCTCCTGAGCTTGGAGAAGCATTTCAATTACATGTGCTCAACCTTTCCTCAAATAAGATACATGGGAAAATCCCAAAGGAATTAGGTAAGCTGATGTTTTTGTTTGAGCTTTTTCTAGACAATAACAAGTTTTCTGGACAAGTTCCTTACAATTTTGGGATGCTATCAAATCTAGAGCAACTTAATCTTGCCAAAAATGGTCTAAGTGGCCTTATTCCTGACCTAGGGAATTGTAAAAAACTTTTTGTCTTGAACTTGAGTAACAATCATTTAAGCAAATATATCCCACTTCAAATTGGCAATTTGCAGTATCTCCAAAATCTTGACCTTAGCAAAAATTTTCTAACGGGAGGGATGCCACAACAACTTGGAGATTTGAAAATGTTAGAAATCTTGAATCTTTCCCACAATGCACTCTCTGGCAATATTCCATCCAGTTTTGATCAATTATTAGGCTTGACATCCATTGACTTGTCCTACAATCAATTGGAGGGTCCTATTCCAAATACTAAAGTATTTCAGAAGGCACCAGAAGAAGCATTTAGAAATAACAAGGGCTTGTGTGGCAATGCTATCGGTTTGAACGTTTGCCCCTCAACATATAGCCACAATCTTCATGTCAAAAAGGGGAATAAAGTTATGAAATTGATTTTGGCCCTTTTAGGGATTGTTTTTCTTATGTTTATCATTGTCAAAATTACATTAGATGTTTGCTTTAGAAagatgaatataaaaaataagacaaaagaagaagaacatcaAAAGACATTTTCAGTGTGGAGCTATGATGGGAAAATGGTTTATGAAAACATTGTTGAGGCAACAGGGGATTTTGATCACAAACATTGTATTGGTGTTGGGGGGTATGGAATTGTTTACAAAGCTAAGTTGCCAACAGGTGAAGTTGTTGCTGTAAAGAAACTTCATCCACTCTCAGAAGACGGTGTGGCCAATGTAAACGCTTTCACCAATGAAATACATAGTCTAACTGAAATACGACACCGCAACATTGTAAAGCTTCATGGTTTTTGCTCACATCCACGACACTTGCTTTTAGTTTATGAGTTCTTGGAAGGAGGGAGCTTGAAAAAGATACTAAACAATGATGAATTAGCACCAGGCTTTGATTGGGCTAAGAGGGTAAATGTTGTTAAAGGTGTTGCAAGTGCTCTGTCTTATATGCATAATGACTGCTTAAATCCAATAATTCATCGTGACATATCAAGCAAGAATATTCTGCTAGATTCAGAATATGAAGCTCATGTCTCTGACTTTGGCACAGCTAGGATTATGAGTTCTGACACATCTTATTGGACTTCATTTGCTGGCACTTTTGGGTATGCTGCTCCTG AACATGCTTACACAATGGAAGTAAGTGAAAAGTGCGACGTTTATAGCTTTGGAGTAGTCACATTCGAAGTAATTATGGGAAGGCATCCGGGTGATTTGATCTCATCATTTCTATCAACCTCATTTGCATCATCGTCCTATGATGTGCTATTAGAAGATGTGTTGGATCAACGGCTTGCGCTGCCTATTGGGCAAGTTGCAGAGAAGGTGGTTTTAGTGGCAAAGATAGCATTGGCATGCTTGCACACCAATCCACATTCTCGTCCGACCATGCAACAAGTTTATCAAAAGCTATCAACTTGGAAATCCCCATTCACAAAGCCTTTGGGCATGATCACACTAAGAGAGCTCATTGGTCTCAAAAATCTGATGTAA